One window of the Lactococcus lactis genome contains the following:
- a CDS encoding SpaA isopeptide-forming pilin-related protein, whose amino-acid sequence MKSRKKVISIILGLMLLLQYVITPVGAIAGAINEETNDSDITLSQFKIDESESNADLMTFDLSLKINQSILKSKTTIIELDKSIKINEPNEANRQKSTASYTADENRLTIDLNSLNTSEVKVNFSISKELLKNFERLTAKLNDSQVDVLLPKMSSTSETPSQSTSTVTQNTVTPEIKEKESSTTKHSEQAIKTVESQDIRKLLEDSGISPATIIDSAKVIYLDKEGKPYPDQTDVPIDAEVQIDYTWSIPEDILPLKSGDYFDFKLPDGVTIEQATSSLGDYGTYTINADGTVRFVFNEKVETYHDIKGTFHYDAHFDKTIVPGEVVVDTPTEENFPPSEIHVRPTYDQAIDKSGHFDKTPNPSEVIWEININRPLNTMENATLTDPMPEGTTYESVEIYPETVGKNGEIISIDKEHPLVKGTDYTVDSNGKITFIGKYATTDQAFNVVYTTTIDESSFPEKEGSVSFKNTATLNDGKTDTNASASVTAQYKGPIKKNGPFTTGNDQIYNWNIEYNYNEKNHKAGSFIEDTMSDAIELVNGSVKLYKITFDSNGKEIKGAQLKEGEDYKLVQDPDNPQKFKIEFITDIDYAVKVEYQTKVKNIVDGNVTIDNSVTTDTGDNSESDGNATQQGIVKNIDGDIDYENREIPWKIDINSAGYWMENWSLEDKMSEGLTFLENTFQIIDKTAGNKVLSPTEYTLVKTATGFSVFFKSPLKEGTDHKYQIKYKTKFDTSVIDNGSGHEGDIKFVNDASMTWKDQNGGDHTNNDHKEFKPIPPFQYNGQKSGSYNATSKKITWTIAANFNQQELSNASITDPISDDQNYVSGSAKVYEATINKNGTYTLGAEVTSDMGIKIVESKGSVKVELPDGSTKAYVLIFETSLEGNLINQKEYKNKATFTNKDISHDLSASVTPAHQGEFVTKDGSQSSTDSNYVNWKLTVNASQSTLKNVEVTDNPSSNQYIVAKDILIYGTSIDASGNITENKNIILEQGKDYSVDIQTDNSTGAQTVKIKFLSEINTAYVVEYRALITSDKANDVVTNQAHITGDNEKTIEQDVEKDVPVTNHNGSANGSKGSVTLEKVGPGKAKLAGAHLQLWSIGTDGKKDKLIREGDTDKNGDLKLGNLRVTDYLLIETKAPTGYTLDEELVKGKKITVAKDGEVSNFPIQDVENEPTKVILKKVGLTIENGKEVKNPLQGAEFKVLDSNGQVVSGYEKLTSDSSGNVTIEKLTPGKYSLVETKAPAGYILDPTPIDFELKANEEGIIPDINLEKVNYQGSAQLIKHNSNGQALSGAIFKVIDKDGNTIQTNLSSDKDGKVTATGLSPGDYSFVETKAPTGYILNTIPVHFTISAEEEGQPQMVIASDNFINYQGSAELIKQDNEGQPLSGAVFKIVDKAGKTIQANLTSGKDGKVVVDGLAPGDYSFVESKAPTGYILNTNPVHFTISDKEEGQPKTIIASDSFVNYQGSAQLIKRDSQGQPLLGAIFKVVDNTGKLVKEGLTSDKAGKVNVTGLAPGDYSFIETQAPTGYVLNTNPTDFTILAESEGQPQLVVASDNFINYQGSAELIKHDINGQALSGAIFKVIDADGKTIKEGLTSDETGKVLIEGLAPGDYSFVETKAPEGYILNTLPVNFSISGEEEGKVKVVMASDNFINYQGSAELIKHDSQGQALEGAIFKVVDSKGKIIKEDLASDKTGKVLIDNLAPGDYSFVETKAPSGYILNTSKVDFTISTKEEGQPKVVMASDNFINYQGSAELIKHDSQGQALEGAVFKVIDSKGKSIKENLVSDKEGKVLIENLVPGDYSFVETKAPSSYILNTSKVDFTISTKEENKPKIVMASENFINYQGSAELIKVDENGKSLSGAVFNVTNSETHEVVIKGIKTDANGVIKANHLKPGKYTFVETEAPAGYQLSQETRAFEIKASAENKPQVVNTGKFVNKRLPITPKKPELPKTGEERNTFLPIVGVGLLMVGATLYVFFKRRKM is encoded by the coding sequence ATGAAAAGTAGAAAAAAAGTTATTTCTATAATTTTAGGTTTAATGCTGCTTTTACAATATGTTATTACCCCAGTTGGAGCAATTGCAGGAGCAATAAATGAAGAAACAAATGATTCGGATATAACATTAAGTCAATTTAAAATAGATGAATCCGAAAGTAATGCTGATTTAATGACATTTGATTTAAGTCTCAAGATTAATCAGTCAATATTGAAAAGTAAAACAACTATTATTGAATTAGATAAATCAATTAAAATTAATGAACCAAATGAGGCTAACAGACAAAAGTCAACAGCATCTTATACTGCTGACGAAAATAGATTGACAATAGACCTTAATTCACTAAATACAAGCGAAGTGAAAGTCAATTTCTCAATCTCTAAAGAACTTTTGAAAAACTTTGAGCGATTAACAGCCAAATTAAATGATAGCCAGGTTGATGTATTGTTGCCAAAAATGAGTTCAACTTCAGAAACTCCAAGTCAGTCAACTTCCACTGTGACTCAAAATACTGTTACACCTGAAATCAAAGAAAAAGAAAGTAGTACGACTAAACATTCAGAGCAAGCTATAAAAACTGTGGAAAGTCAAGATATTCGTAAACTTCTAGAAGACTCAGGAATTTCACCAGCGACTATTATCGACTCAGCTAAGGTCATATATCTTGATAAAGAAGGAAAACCTTATCCAGATCAAACAGATGTTCCGATAGATGCAGAAGTTCAAATCGATTATACCTGGAGTATTCCAGAAGATATTTTACCATTGAAATCAGGAGATTACTTTGATTTTAAACTTCCTGATGGTGTAACAATTGAGCAAGCGACATCGTCACTGGGAGATTATGGAACCTATACAATTAATGCAGATGGAACCGTTCGTTTCGTCTTCAATGAAAAAGTTGAAACCTATCATGATATTAAGGGTACCTTTCATTATGATGCACATTTCGATAAGACAATTGTTCCAGGAGAAGTTGTAGTTGATACACCAACGGAGGAAAATTTTCCCCCTTCAGAAATTCATGTTCGGCCAACCTATGACCAAGCAATTGATAAATCAGGACATTTCGATAAAACTCCAAATCCTAGTGAAGTGATTTGGGAAATAAATATTAACCGTCCATTAAATACAATGGAAAATGCTACACTTACCGATCCAATGCCAGAAGGAACAACTTATGAATCCGTCGAAATTTACCCTGAGACAGTTGGAAAAAATGGAGAAATCATTTCCATTGATAAAGAACATCCTTTAGTAAAAGGTACAGATTATACTGTTGATTCAAATGGAAAAATTACTTTTATTGGTAAATATGCTACCACCGATCAAGCGTTCAATGTTGTCTATACAACAACTATCGATGAAAGTAGTTTTCCGGAAAAAGAGGGATCTGTAAGTTTTAAAAATACAGCGACATTAAATGATGGAAAAACAGATACCAATGCAAGTGCCTCTGTTACTGCGCAATATAAAGGGCCAATTAAAAAAAATGGACCATTTACAACAGGGAACGATCAAATTTATAATTGGAATATAGAATACAATTATAATGAAAAAAATCATAAAGCAGGGTCATTTATTGAAGATACCATGAGTGATGCCATCGAGCTGGTGAACGGAAGTGTTAAACTTTATAAAATTACTTTTGATAGTAACGGAAAAGAAATTAAAGGTGCTCAATTAAAAGAAGGGGAAGATTATAAACTTGTACAAGACCCTGATAATCCTCAAAAATTTAAAATTGAGTTTATTACTGATATCGATTATGCAGTAAAAGTTGAATATCAAACGAAGGTTAAAAATATCGTAGATGGAAATGTTACCATTGATAACTCAGTAACAACTGATACGGGAGATAACAGCGAGTCAGATGGTAATGCAACTCAACAAGGAATCGTTAAAAATATTGATGGAGATATTGATTACGAGAATAGAGAAATTCCATGGAAAATAGATATTAATAGTGCAGGCTATTGGATGGAAAACTGGTCACTTGAAGACAAAATGTCTGAAGGTTTGACTTTCCTTGAAAATACTTTCCAAATTATTGATAAAACTGCTGGAAATAAAGTACTCTCCCCAACAGAATATACACTGGTAAAAACAGCAACAGGCTTTTCAGTTTTCTTTAAGTCCCCACTTAAGGAGGGGACAGATCATAAATATCAAATTAAATACAAAACAAAATTTGATACTAGTGTGATTGATAATGGGTCTGGTCATGAAGGAGATATCAAATTTGTAAATGATGCTTCAATGACTTGGAAGGATCAAAATGGAGGAGATCATACTAATAATGATCATAAAGAATTTAAACCAATACCTCCGTTCCAATATAATGGACAAAAATCTGGTTCATATAATGCAACCAGCAAAAAAATTACCTGGACAATTGCAGCAAATTTCAATCAACAAGAATTAAGCAATGCCTCAATAACTGATCCAATCTCTGATGATCAAAACTATGTTTCTGGAAGTGCTAAAGTATATGAAGCTACGATTAATAAAAATGGTACTTATACTTTAGGTGCTGAAGTTACTTCAGATATGGGAATAAAAATAGTAGAAAGCAAAGGAAGTGTTAAGGTAGAACTACCAGATGGAAGCACAAAAGCCTATGTTCTAATATTTGAAACAAGTCTAGAAGGTAACCTCATCAATCAGAAGGAGTACAAAAACAAAGCGACATTTACAAATAAGGACATTTCACATGATTTAAGTGCTAGTGTTACTCCAGCACATCAAGGAGAATTCGTAACGAAAGATGGTTCACAGTCAAGTACAGATTCTAATTATGTAAATTGGAAACTTACAGTAAACGCCTCGCAATCTACCTTAAAAAATGTAGAAGTCACCGATAATCCTTCCTCAAATCAGTATATTGTAGCAAAAGATATTCTTATTTATGGAACAAGTATTGACGCTTCTGGTAATATTACTGAGAACAAAAATATTATTCTTGAACAAGGCAAAGATTATTCTGTTGATATCCAAACTGACAATTCTACAGGGGCTCAAACAGTTAAAATTAAATTTTTATCAGAAATTAACACAGCATATGTTGTAGAATATCGTGCATTAATTACTTCTGACAAAGCTAATGATGTGGTAACTAATCAAGCCCATATTACTGGAGACAACGAGAAAACAATAGAACAAGATGTTGAAAAAGATGTACCCGTAACTAATCATAACGGAAGTGCAAACGGATCAAAAGGTTCAGTTACTTTGGAAAAAGTTGGTCCCGGCAAAGCAAAACTTGCGGGAGCTCATCTTCAACTTTGGTCTATCGGTACAGATGGCAAAAAAGATAAATTAATTCGTGAAGGAGATACCGACAAAAATGGTGATTTAAAACTTGGGAATTTGCGTGTTACTGATTATCTTCTTATTGAAACTAAGGCCCCAACAGGGTATACACTTGATGAAGAACTAGTCAAAGGTAAGAAAATAACAGTTGCAAAAGATGGAGAAGTTTCTAATTTCCCAATTCAAGACGTTGAAAATGAACCAACGAAAGTAATCTTGAAAAAAGTAGGACTGACCATTGAAAATGGTAAAGAGGTAAAAAATCCACTTCAAGGTGCAGAATTTAAAGTACTAGACAGCAACGGTCAAGTTGTTTCAGGTTACGAAAAACTTACTTCTGACAGTTCTGGAAATGTAACGATTGAAAAACTAACACCTGGTAAATATTCACTTGTTGAAACTAAAGCCCCAGCGGGTTATATTTTGGACCCAACCCCAATTGACTTTGAACTTAAAGCCAATGAAGAAGGAATCATCCCAGATATCAACTTGGAAAAAGTTAACTATCAGGGTTCAGCACAACTCATTAAACATAACAGTAATGGTCAAGCTTTATCAGGTGCGATTTTCAAAGTTATTGATAAAGATGGTAATACAATCCAAACTAATTTAAGCTCTGATAAAGATGGTAAAGTTACGGCTACTGGTTTATCCCCTGGAGATTATTCCTTTGTTGAAACCAAAGCTCCAACAGGATATATTTTAAATACAATACCAGTTCATTTTACAATTTCAGCTGAAGAAGAAGGTCAACCACAAATGGTTATTGCCTCGGATAATTTTATCAATTATCAAGGTTCAGCCGAATTAATCAAGCAAGATAACGAAGGTCAGCCACTTTCTGGTGCAGTTTTTAAAATTGTTGATAAAGCTGGCAAGACAATCCAAGCTAATTTAACTTCTGGTAAAGATGGTAAAGTGGTAGTTGATGGCTTAGCGCCGGGAGATTATTCCTTTGTTGAAAGCAAGGCTCCAACAGGATATATTCTAAATACAAATCCTGTCCACTTTACGATTTCAGACAAAGAAGAAGGTCAACCCAAAACAATTATAGCCTCAGATAGCTTTGTTAATTACCAAGGATCAGCCCAATTAATTAAACGAGATAGCCAAGGACAACCACTTTTAGGTGCAATTTTTAAAGTAGTCGATAACACTGGAAAACTAGTAAAAGAAGGTTTAACATCTGATAAAGCTGGTAAAGTAAATGTTACAGGCTTGGCTCCGGGTGACTATTCATTTATCGAAACGCAGGCTCCGACAGGTTATGTTTTAAATACTAACCCTACTGATTTTACAATCTTAGCTGAGAGTGAAGGCCAACCTCAACTGGTTGTCGCTTCAGATAACTTTATTAATTATCAAGGGTCAGCTGAATTGATTAAGCATGATATCAACGGTCAAGCTTTATCAGGTGCAATCTTTAAAGTAATTGATGCAGATGGAAAAACCATAAAAGAAGGTTTAACTTCTGATGAAACTGGTAAAGTATTAATTGAAGGTTTGGCTCCAGGTGACTATTCATTTGTTGAGACTAAAGCCCCTGAAGGATATATTTTGAATACTCTGCCAGTTAACTTTAGCATCTCAGGTGAAGAAGAGGGCAAAGTAAAAGTAGTCATGGCTTCAGATAACTTTATTAATTATCAAGGATCAGCTGAGTTGATTAAACATGACAGTCAAGGTCAAGCTTTAGAAGGTGCAATCTTTAAAGTTGTTGATTCAAAAGGAAAAATAATCAAAGAAGATTTGGCTTCCGATAAAACTGGTAAAGTATTAATTGACAATTTGGCACCAGGAGATTATTCATTTGTTGAGACAAAAGCTCCAAGCGGCTATATCTTGAATACTTCAAAAGTTGATTTTACTATTTCAACAAAAGAAGAGGGTCAACCCAAAGTAGTCATGGCTTCCGATAATTTCATCAACTATCAAGGATCTGCTGAATTAATTAAACATGACAGCCAAGGTCAAGCTTTAGAAGGCGCAGTCTTTAAAGTTATTGATTCAAAAGGAAAGAGTATCAAAGAGAACTTGGTTTCTGATAAAGAAGGAAAAGTTTTAATTGAAAATCTTGTACCAGGAGATTATTCATTTGTTGAGACAAAAGCTCCAAGTAGCTATATCTTGAATACTTCAAAAGTTGATTTTACTATTTCAACAAAAGAAGAGAATAAACCAAAAATAGTTATGGCTTCAGAGAACTTTATCAATTATCAAGGATCTGCTGAACTAATTAAGGTAGATGAGAATGGTAAATCTCTTTCAGGTGCAGTCTTTAATGTTACTAATAGTGAAACTCATGAAGTAGTTATTAAGGGGATCAAAACTGATGCAAATGGAGTAATTAAGGCAAATCATCTAAAACCAGGTAAATACACTTTTGTTGAAACAGAGGCTCCAGCAGGTTATCAATTAAGTCAAGAAACTAGAGCTTTTGAAATTAAAGCAAGCGCAGAAAACAAACCACAAGTTGTTAATACTGGAAAGTTCGTCAATAAAAGACTTCCAATTACACCTAAAAAGCCAGAATTACCTAAGACAGGAGAAGAACGAAATACTTTCTTGCCTATAGTTGGTGTTGGACTATTAATGGTGGGTGCTACTTTATATGTATTTTTTAAAAGACGTAAAATGTAA